A window from Vulpes vulpes isolate BD-2025 chromosome 9, VulVul3, whole genome shotgun sequence encodes these proteins:
- the LOC112925542 gene encoding uncharacterized protein isoform X2 — protein MESSLPEGSLWGCPSEEPSQESHALLQDLSAFIDSKEQDSVTFKDVAVDLTQEEWTLMDRSQRKLYIDVMLENITHLVSVGCQFFQSDMIAQWEQGGELWKEERGLAQGWGPVISGLENSYQKQEIISMEDICREDASNYKTIIKCHSGEDPFAHIGYDGVFTHPYTLTQHVLTHTGQRPYKWSECGKPFSHRNDLYRHQKPYMEGKLYKCNECEKYFHNRRKLCIHQRIHTGEKPYKCDECGKHFSRNSHLRSHKITHTGENPFVCNQCGSHFRYFSSLTRHKHIHSGEKPYECHLCGKAFVQSSYLKQHERTHTGEKPYKCLLCGKAFVTSSNLREHERTHTGEKPYKCHLCGKAFVQSSCFRQHERTHTGEKPYKCHLCGKAFITSSCLKKHERTHTGEKPYKCLLCGKAFVTSSNLREHERTHTGEKPYKCPLCEKAFVTSSNLREHERTHTGEKPYKCHLCGKAFVTSSCLREHERTHTGEKPYKCPLCGKGFVTSSCLRKHERTHTGEKPYKCPLCGKAFVTSSNLREHERTHTGENPYKCPLCGKAFVESPNLRELERTHAGENPYKCPLCGKAFVTSSCL, from the exons ATGGAGAGCTCGCTGCCAGAGGGATCACTCTGGGGCTGTCCTTCAGAAGAGCCATCTCAGGAGTCCCACGCTCTTCTGCAGGACCTGTCTGCCTTCATAGACTCTAAAGAACAA GACTCTGTGACCTTCAAAGATGTAGCTGTAGACTTAACCCAGGAAGAGTGGACCCTGATGGATAGGTCCCAGAGAAAGCTGTACATTGATGTAATGCTGGAGAATATCACTCATCTGGTCTCCGTAG GCTGTCAGTTCTTCCAGTCAGATATGATTGCCCAGTGGGAGCAAGGAGGGGAGctgtggaaggaagagagaggactgGCCCAAGGCTGGGGTCCAG TTATTTCAGGCTTGGAAAACAGCTatcaaaagcaagaaataatatCTATGGAAGACATCTGCAGGGAGGATGCATCTAACTACAAGACAATAATA AAATGTCACTCAGGAGAAGACCCCTTTGCACATATTGGGTATGATGGAGTTTTCACTCACCCCTACACATTGACTCAGCATGTTTTAACTCACACTGGACAAAGACCCTATAAATGGAGTGAATGTGGAAAACCTTTCAGTCATAGAAATGACCTATATAGACACCAGAAACCTTATATGGAAGGCAAACTTTATAAATGTAACGAATGTGAGAAATATTTCCATAATAGAAGAAAGCTTTGCATACACCAGAGAATTCACACGggagagaaaccctataaatgtgATGAATGTGGAAAACACTTCAGTCGAAACTCCCACCTTCGTTCCCATAAAATAACTCACACGGGGGAGAATCCATTTGTCTGTAATCAGTGTGGGAGTCATTTCaggtatttttcatctttaactAGACATAAGCATATTCATTCTGGAGAGAAGCCTTATGAATGTCATCTGTGTGGAAAAGCCTTTGTTCAAAGCTCTTATCTTAAACAACACGAGAGaactcacactggagagaaaccatataaaTGTCTCCTATGTGGAAAAGCCTTTGTTACAAGCTCCAATCTTAGAGAACATGAGAGAACCCATACGGGAGAGAAACCATATAAATGTCATCTATGTGGGAAAGCCTTTGTTCAAAGCTCTTGTTTTAGACAACATGAGAGAacccacactggagagaaaccatataaatgtcatctgtgtgggaaagcctttattACAAGCTCTTGTCTTAAAAAACACGAGAGAacccacactggagagaaaccatataaaTGTCTCCTATGTGGAAAAGCCTTTGTTACAAGCTCCAATCTTAGAGAACATGAGAGAacccacactggagagaaaccatataaaTGTCCTCTATGTGAAAAAGCTTTTGTTACAAGTTCTAATCTTCGAGAACATGAGAGAacccacactggagagaaaccatataaaTGTCATCTATGTGGAAAAGCCTTTGTTACAAGCTCTTGTCTTCGAGAACATGAGAGaactcacactggagagaaaccatataaaTGTCCTTTATGTGGAAAAGGCTTTGTTACAAGCTCTTGTCTTAGAAAACATGAGAGAacccacactggagagaaaccatataaaTGTCCTCTATGTGGGAAAGCCTTTGTTACAAGTTCTAACCTTAGAGAACATGAGAGAACTCATACTGGAGAGAACCCATATAAATGTCCTCTATGTGGAAAAGCCTTTGTTGAGAGCCCTAATCTTAGAGAACTTGAGAGAACTCATGCTGGAGAGAACCCATATAAATGTCCTCTATGTGGAAAAGCCTTTGTTACAAGCTCTTGCCTTTGA
- the LOC112925542 gene encoding uncharacterized protein isoform X1: MESSLPEGSLWGCPSEEPSQESHALLQDLSAFIDSKEQDSVTFKDVAVDLTQEEWTLMDRSQRKLYIDVMLENITHLVSVGCQFFQSDMIAQWEQGGELWKEERGLAQGWGPVISGLENSYQKQEIISMEDICREDASNYKTIIQKCHSGEDPFAHIGYDGVFTHPYTLTQHVLTHTGQRPYKWSECGKPFSHRNDLYRHQKPYMEGKLYKCNECEKYFHNRRKLCIHQRIHTGEKPYKCDECGKHFSRNSHLRSHKITHTGENPFVCNQCGSHFRYFSSLTRHKHIHSGEKPYECHLCGKAFVQSSYLKQHERTHTGEKPYKCLLCGKAFVTSSNLREHERTHTGEKPYKCHLCGKAFVQSSCFRQHERTHTGEKPYKCHLCGKAFITSSCLKKHERTHTGEKPYKCLLCGKAFVTSSNLREHERTHTGEKPYKCPLCEKAFVTSSNLREHERTHTGEKPYKCHLCGKAFVTSSCLREHERTHTGEKPYKCPLCGKGFVTSSCLRKHERTHTGEKPYKCPLCGKAFVTSSNLREHERTHTGENPYKCPLCGKAFVESPNLRELERTHAGENPYKCPLCGKAFVTSSCL; this comes from the exons ATGGAGAGCTCGCTGCCAGAGGGATCACTCTGGGGCTGTCCTTCAGAAGAGCCATCTCAGGAGTCCCACGCTCTTCTGCAGGACCTGTCTGCCTTCATAGACTCTAAAGAACAA GACTCTGTGACCTTCAAAGATGTAGCTGTAGACTTAACCCAGGAAGAGTGGACCCTGATGGATAGGTCCCAGAGAAAGCTGTACATTGATGTAATGCTGGAGAATATCACTCATCTGGTCTCCGTAG GCTGTCAGTTCTTCCAGTCAGATATGATTGCCCAGTGGGAGCAAGGAGGGGAGctgtggaaggaagagagaggactgGCCCAAGGCTGGGGTCCAG TTATTTCAGGCTTGGAAAACAGCTatcaaaagcaagaaataatatCTATGGAAGACATCTGCAGGGAGGATGCATCTAACTACAAGACAATAATA CAGAAATGTCACTCAGGAGAAGACCCCTTTGCACATATTGGGTATGATGGAGTTTTCACTCACCCCTACACATTGACTCAGCATGTTTTAACTCACACTGGACAAAGACCCTATAAATGGAGTGAATGTGGAAAACCTTTCAGTCATAGAAATGACCTATATAGACACCAGAAACCTTATATGGAAGGCAAACTTTATAAATGTAACGAATGTGAGAAATATTTCCATAATAGAAGAAAGCTTTGCATACACCAGAGAATTCACACGggagagaaaccctataaatgtgATGAATGTGGAAAACACTTCAGTCGAAACTCCCACCTTCGTTCCCATAAAATAACTCACACGGGGGAGAATCCATTTGTCTGTAATCAGTGTGGGAGTCATTTCaggtatttttcatctttaactAGACATAAGCATATTCATTCTGGAGAGAAGCCTTATGAATGTCATCTGTGTGGAAAAGCCTTTGTTCAAAGCTCTTATCTTAAACAACACGAGAGaactcacactggagagaaaccatataaaTGTCTCCTATGTGGAAAAGCCTTTGTTACAAGCTCCAATCTTAGAGAACATGAGAGAACCCATACGGGAGAGAAACCATATAAATGTCATCTATGTGGGAAAGCCTTTGTTCAAAGCTCTTGTTTTAGACAACATGAGAGAacccacactggagagaaaccatataaatgtcatctgtgtgggaaagcctttattACAAGCTCTTGTCTTAAAAAACACGAGAGAacccacactggagagaaaccatataaaTGTCTCCTATGTGGAAAAGCCTTTGTTACAAGCTCCAATCTTAGAGAACATGAGAGAacccacactggagagaaaccatataaaTGTCCTCTATGTGAAAAAGCTTTTGTTACAAGTTCTAATCTTCGAGAACATGAGAGAacccacactggagagaaaccatataaaTGTCATCTATGTGGAAAAGCCTTTGTTACAAGCTCTTGTCTTCGAGAACATGAGAGaactcacactggagagaaaccatataaaTGTCCTTTATGTGGAAAAGGCTTTGTTACAAGCTCTTGTCTTAGAAAACATGAGAGAacccacactggagagaaaccatataaaTGTCCTCTATGTGGGAAAGCCTTTGTTACAAGTTCTAACCTTAGAGAACATGAGAGAACTCATACTGGAGAGAACCCATATAAATGTCCTCTATGTGGAAAAGCCTTTGTTGAGAGCCCTAATCTTAGAGAACTTGAGAGAACTCATGCTGGAGAGAACCCATATAAATGTCCTCTATGTGGAAAAGCCTTTGTTACAAGCTCTTGCCTTTGA